ATCAATAGCACGTTATATTAGTGCAACCAAAAAGCCAACAAAGAAACTGGTTAAATGTTATCAAGACACCCAGATTATTAAACTCATTTAAATGTTCTTAACTTTGAAAACCAGGATCTCCATATGTTGCTacttcaaacaaacacattaacACATCGCACAGATAACCACGTTAGCTAACGTAAAGAGTTTAAAACGTCGGTAAAAAGTAAACAACTCCACGTACCTTGACTCACAGGCTGAAATTGTCTTTACTAAAATTAACAATGAAGCGAACACAGCCCAGAGGCACAATAATGTGCTTCATCACATGAAACACATTGACTGGAAGCTAATATATCAACACCAAGGACACAAAACAGTCAAACTAAAAGCGGCCTCGAGCTTCAAATACCCGCCGCAGCGTCACTGAAACTCTGGACTCTTTTTTTCAACCGTTATTCTAGTTCTTCCTCTGCGTTTGGCTTGCGGGCCAGGTTGAGACCGCAAGCGCCCCCTGCAGCTTGCGTCGTGAGCTGCAGGTACGCAAACCAGACCCATATctatttttattagtattatgaatttaaaaatttgagttactCGCGAGAcaatttcatattaaaatattgtatttcACGGCTctattaaattttatataaaataactcCCACTAGCATACATGCGCGGTATTCATAGCATCTATAGTTAACAGCACAGCTTGAAGGGCCCCATTTGACagaaaaattttaatttctcaAAGTTTAAATAGGGTCATATTCATGAAAACCTACTGTAgagttgtgtttttattttaggaAGGGGGTTCCTACTGATAAAACACCATATCTGGGGGTAAAAACGTTTGGAAAACCCTACTCTGGAGTATACatagcttaaaggattagttcactttcaaattaaaatttcctgacaatttacatgtcatccaagatgttcatgtctttcttcagtcgaaaagaaattaaggtttttgatgaaaacattacaggatttttctccatatagtggagtTCAATGTCCTCCAAATGGTGGAATTGCAACTTCAAAGCGTTCGTTGCGATCCCAGATgaaaaataagggtcttatctagagaaaccatcactcattttctaaaaaaaaaaaaaaaaaaaaaaaaactgtatacatttaaccataaatgctcatcttgaactagctctcttcttcttctctattagaattctggcagtgtagacactgctaagtgtaatattgccctcctcaggtcaaagtttgaactaattgttatatacttgcactagcatattgaatatgacaatttagttcaaactttgacctgtggagggcagtaatacacttagcagtgtctacactgccaaaattcaaatagagaagaagaagagagctagttcaagatgagcatttaattggttaaaatgtataaaataaaaataaaaatgtagaaaatgagcaatggtttctctggataagactcttattcctcgtctgggatcatgtagaacgctTCGAAGCTGCaacaaaactgtaattttgaccttcaaccgtttggagaccactgaagtccactctaaggagaataatcctggaatgttttcatcaaaaaccttcatttcttttacactgacgaaagaaagacatgaacatcttggatgacatgggggtgagtaaattatcaggaaatttttatttgaaagtgaactaatcctttaaccctggttgggaaacactgaccTAGTGCATTTCAAAAGACTGCAAGTAAACTCAATTGCACTCCAGCCCAATAAGGGGAGCTTGTCTGCAAGTCAGTTCATGCACCTTCAACCAATGATTGAATAGAAGCAGCAATAGCAGCCGTAATCGGTGGCACGCTGGGGGTAAACTGGCAAAGCAACGTTTATTCCCGTGCAATTATCACAAAGTATTGTTTTTGTGTATGATTGCACGCCGGTGCCCGCACAATAGATTGCAATGGCACCGGGCTGGCAAGAGATCGCTTCACAGCATGTGGAGCAGATAACGGGATATGTCAGAGAAACCCTGTCGACCGGCCTCGTCTATCTGAAGTCTGAGCTGGGAATAGATTTGGGATTGAATCCTGATCTCTGCGCTCCATGGCTGCTCCTTTTAACGGCCTGGGTCGGTCTAGTTTTCATGCTAATTTTATGGGTCTCGGTCTGTCGTGGTTTCTCAAAAAGACTTTCAGGGACAGAGAAAGGAGACACCGTTGAAAACACCGGTAACGTTATAGCGCAACCGGTGAAGAAGGCAGATGAGCCCAAGAGAAGGAACAGAAAGAAGAATGCTGAGAAGGTTTGGGGTTACTGACTCGATTCTTTTGAATCGGTTCACCAAAAAGATTCTATTAGATTCGTTTTACTGCAGGTTGCATCGTTACGCCTGTAGGTGGAGACAAGCGAGTGTTTaatgagcgagtcattgaatTGTTTTCTCAAATGATTTATTAGAAATACTGAGGTGTTTATGATCAAAACACCAACTGACATTCAAATACTATTCAAAACAGCTGTCAAATGGCATAATTTGAATGACATAGTCACTCTTAatacaaatatcagtaataaCTTTAACATGTATTACTATCCCATTGTCTTTTGTTTTAAAAGTCAAGcaattttctaaatgtttcacaGAAGGCCCAGAGGAATGGACTTGCTGTTGAACCACAGGAAGATGCCAAAGTATTTGACGGTCAAGAACTACCAGAAGGAAAGACTGACAAGGTCAAAGATATGCATTGTTTCATTCACTTTGACATTTCggtttaaagggatatttcgaccggaaatgaaaatactgtcatttattcattctgaTGTTCCTGGTGGTTTTAGGCAAAGAAGAATAAGAAAAAGCCAAAGCCTCCTGCAAAAGAGAAGAAATCCTCTGTATCTGTTGATGGCAAAGAACCTGATGAAGGTTAATATGAATCCTGTACTTTATAAATAGTACACAGAATTAGTACAAAGAAAGTAGTAAGAGATTTATTATAGGTAAATGActgatttttatataatatatatatatatattacacacacacagtcaaaccaaaatttattcagacaccttgaacatttcattcattaatacagtttattcactatagtttaaaaaatggtaataaaatatgacaagatctcagagttaaactgtgtcagaaaaaaaacatttcttaattatgtcaggtaacacttaagcaaaacatggtcaggtcaaagtgtctgaataatttttggttccaaaattttatcagttttactgctagtccactgtatgaagaatttttgggtataatatgtcacagtttacttttattttgctatcctcacttacataaatgtcCTACACCTATTAGtaaaaatatcaacaatgtctgaataatttttgggttgactgtgtgtgtgtatatatacacgtatataacattatttaatgtactgtgaactaacattaacaaacaatgaacaactgtgtTTTCAtgaactaacgttaacaaagattagtaaatacagtaacatgtATTGCttatggttagttcatgttagttaatacattaactaatgttaaactaatgaaccttattgtaaaatgttaccaattaaccaaatcaaatcaatatttggggtgaccaccctttgcatttcagacttttgcacagtagtgtatttatatataataaaaataatatacagaAGAATTTGCCTAATAAATACCTATGGCTCAGCACTTGAATTTTATTTGCATACAGTGGTTGGAACATGATTGTCATGGTAATTGTATCTGTCAGGTAATTGGGAAACCAAAGTCAGTAACCGTGAGAAACGACAACAGCGGCGGAAGGACAAGCCTCCAGGTGATGGGTCAGGCAGCCCAGTAGCAACAGCAGCTTTGACTGCCTTTAGTACCATGGAGCAGGTCCAAACCACCCCAGAAGAACCAGAAACCACCATCACGACCACCGCTGTTTCTACACCTCCAGTCCAAAGAGAAGTGGAGGGTATGTTTACAGCTGGAATAAGTTTGAAAATGCTCATATGATCACTGTTTATAATGAGctgtggtgtgtgtgtatatataatatatataatgggTGAAGCAAAATCCTTCAAAAAGATTCAAAATCAAaaagaataaattattttctccaTTATCTTTTTAGTTGACCCACCTGAAATTGAAGCAAGTTTTGTACGAGACAATGTCGTTCCTCAAGGTAATCAATCAAATATTAACAGATTATAATGTGAAATATAGATAGGCTTATTTACTCATTTCTTTGTTTATGCTTATATTGATCATGCCTCCTGTGGTCTTGTAGTGACACCATGTTGGGAGGAAGTGCTGGCTGTTAATGGTTCTGGCTGGAGTGATCTGGGCCTGCAGCTTCCTCCTCAGATGGCCAGTGTTCAGGCAGAGACCTGGACCAGAGTGACTGTCCCTACTGAGCGTCAGACTAGTGAACCCTCTGCCTGGCCCCAAGATATGGAAGGTACTGAGAAAAAAGTTTCACGGTTTCTTCAGCATATTTTGTCTTATTATATCTCTTAttatacatgtctttattaAATTATGGACTGGTTGAACCTTGGTGCTCATGCAGGAGATGCATGGTTTGAAATCTGACTTGCAACTGGTTACTGGTCAATCACGCTTATTCTTTCTTAATGTCTTTTCTATTGCCTTTTCTAATGTATTTTCTATTTCTATTAATACAGGCTCCTGGACCATTGTGGATGGATCTCATATTCCAGTTTCATTCAGTGGATTGACTGCTGGTAATTACATATTCCTGAAATAAATGCGTAACTAAACTGTAGCTTTGCTCATATTCAGCCAGGAGCTGTTTCTCTGTACCACTTAATCGTGTACAGCATCTCCAGTTCCACCATGATCTGTCTTATAAAAATAACTAGATccataaacaaaaaacatgtttactcTGTGTTTACAGTCCCTGACCTGAGTTGGAGTGCTCAGCCTCCTATACCAGTGGATGACGAGTGGTCTGGAATAAGTAAGAATCTACACATGCCCAAAATCTGatttcattcacataaacagaGTCACAGACTTACTAAGAGTTGCTGTCATGATCCCAAGACAGCACATCTACAGATCCATCATGTGATTGGAATGCTCCATCAGAGGAGTGGGGGAACTATGTTGAGCAACAGCCCGTGAGCACACTGCCGCTGGAGCCGCCAGTCCCGGAAGTGGCACAGGTCAGTCCTGGAAGTGGCACAGGTCAGTTTGTTGTGCAGCTGTAGGCCTGTGGATACAAACTTCATTTTTACCTCACTGAATTAATAACGAGAAGGAACTGAAATCAGTTTCTGATCTGGGTTGAGGATCCAGAATCTGTATCTATATTTAGAAATATTGATTGTGATGAGTGAGAAAGACAAATAATACAGAAcaacacaacaaacaaacatagtTTGTTTACAAACTGCAGGGGGTTTGTGAGTTGATAAAGCTAATAATTATATCacaaaaatgtgaaattaaaataattttaaaataaaaacaataaaaataaaacctagtaaaaagattttatttgtataccTGCATGTCGGGTGACCGTTAACTGACATCAAAGAACAGTGAGCATGCAAACgggttaaaatattaaattgaaaTCTCAGGGGGTAATAAATATTTTAGGTCAAAAGGGCTCGCTGCCAAAAAATGGGAATCCTTGGCACATCTAATGTAGTCCCATTAAAAACTATTGAGTACTCTTGATATGACTCTTGAGTTGGTTCTTTTAATGAATCAGTCAAAATGACTCGAATGAATCTCTATAATTCCGactcaaattaaatgcattaaagatATACCTTATTGAGTAACGCTTTACTATAGTTCCATtggttaacatgaactaacaatgtaAAATACTTCTGAAGCATTTACCTAAACATTTCAATCTTAGTTAACggtaattttagcatttactaatacattattaaaggtgccctagaattaaaaattgaatttacctcggcatagttaaataacaagagttcagtacatggaaatgacaaacagtgagtctcaaacgccattgtttcctccttatataaatctcatttgtttaaaagacctccgaagaacaggcgaatctcaacataacaccgactgttacgtaacagtcgggatcattaatatgtacgcccccactatttgcatatgccagcccatgatcgaggcattagaaaagggcagccagttaacgtctggatgtgcacagctgaatcatcagactaggtaagcaagcaagaacaatagcgaaaaatggcagatggagcaataataactgacatgatccatgataacatgatatttttagtgatatttgtaaattgtctttctaaatgtttcgttagcatgttgctaatgtactgttaaatgtggttaaagttaccatcgtttcttactgtattcacggagacaagagccgtcgctattttcattttaaacacttgcagtctgtataattcataaacacaacttcactctttataaatctctccaacagtttagcattagccgttagccacggatcacagcatcaaactcatttagaatcaaatgtaaacatccaaatatatacaatactcacataattcgacgcatgcatgccg
The Chanodichthys erythropterus isolate Z2021 chromosome 2, ASM2448905v1, whole genome shotgun sequence DNA segment above includes these coding regions:
- the mtdhb gene encoding protein LYRIC — protein: MAPGWQEIASQHVEQITGYVRETLSTGLVYLKSELGIDLGLNPDLCAPWLLLLTAWVGLVFMLILWVSVCRGFSKRLSGTEKGDTVENTGNVIAQPVKKADEPKRRNRKKNAEKKAQRNGLAVEPQEDAKVFDGQELPEGKTDKAKKNKKKPKPPAKEKKSSVSVDGKEPDEGNWETKVSNREKRQQRRKDKPPGDGSGSPVATAALTAFSTMEQVQTTPEEPETTITTTAVSTPPVQREVEVDPPEIEASFVRDNVVPQVTPCWEEVLAVNGSGWSDLGLQLPPQMASVQAETWTRVTVPTERQTSEPSAWPQDMEGSWTIVDGSHIPVSFSGLTAVPDLSWSAQPPIPVDDEWSGINSTSTDPSCDWNAPSEEWGNYVEQQPVSTLPLEPPVPEVAQESDNEKDKDEAGAPGSGKAKKKKKKKKKVEDAGPSAQAQVKAERDTSVATPAQNMTENVSAATAGPPPAPVQMQQRTSGPELTDKSTPVPTQKKTDDSLESPKPPVKKKKARRET